One Cynocephalus volans isolate mCynVol1 chromosome 5, mCynVol1.pri, whole genome shotgun sequence DNA window includes the following coding sequences:
- the LOC134378399 gene encoding chorion-specific transcription factor GCMb-like, translating into MPADAVQGRVCSYGMKLNWDINDPQMPQEPAHFDPFCEWPDGYVRFIYSRDEEKARRHLSGWAMRNTNNHHGHILKKSCLGVVLCARACALPGGARLQLRPAICDKARLKQQQKACPHCHSALELMPCRGHSGYPVTNFWRLEGNAIFFQAKGVHDHPRPESKSETEARRSAIKRQMASFYQPQKKRNQESEAGENQDNSEHFNNIPPLENLELFDIITDTGFPIPGQPYPSFPNSDAYKATCDPATFQGDIMTPFQKCSNPRICLPRPACSYELAGPGFTSLSSCPTLYKDSTSVPNDAEWIHLNPLQHNVNSYSSYERGFDFTSKQHGWKPVLGKPGIGKRTDHGQFQTMAPHPCYNSELSCRYLTTTPPGAPALQTVITTTTKVSYQAYQPPALKYSDNVQEVKSLSSCNCASENAPMSMYPEALEPPATVTRAASPAGSLPLKLSGDCRAIRPTLAFPQKSASSRTDGVETWDVCLSVLGSAISCSDRVDPFFSYDNEDF; encoded by the exons ATGCCGGCGGACGCGGTGCAGGGCCGTGTGTGCTCCTACGGGATGAAACTCAACTGGGACATCAACGACCCGCAGATGCCTCAG GAGCCGGCCCACTTCGACCCCTTCTGTGAGTGGCCCGACGGCTACGTGCGCTTCATCTACAGCCGCGACGAGGAGAAGGCGCGGCGCCACCTGAGTGGCTGGGCCATGCGCAACACCAACAACCACCACGGCCACATCCTCAAGAAGTCGTGCCTGGGCGTGGTGCTGTGCGCGCGGGCCTGCGCCCTGCCCGGCGGCGCCCGCCTGCAGCTGCGGCCAGCCATCTGCGACAAGGCGCGCCTCAAGCAGCAGC AGAAAGCGTGCCCCCACTGTCACTCTGCTTTGGAGTTGATGCCCTGTCGAGGGCACAGCGGATACCCTGTAACCAATTTCTGGCGGCTTGAGGGCAACGCGATATTTTTTCAG GCTAAGGGAGTTCATGATCACCCAAGACCAGAGAGTAAATCAGAGACGGAAGCTAGAAGAAGTGCCATCAAGAGACAGATGGCCTCTTTTTACCAGccccagaaaaagagaaatcaggaatcCGAG gcaGGAGAGAATCAAGACAACAGTGAACATTTCAACAACATACCTCCCCTAGAAAATTTGGAACTGTTTGATATAATTACTGACACCGGTTTCCCTATTCCAGGGCAGCCTTACCCCTCCTTCCCAAACTCTGATGCTTACAAAGCTACCTGTGACCCAGCCACCTTTCAAGGGGACATAATGACCCCCTTTCAAAAATGTTCAAACCCAAGAATCTGTTTGCCCAGGCCAGCTTGCAGCTATGAATTGGCAGGCCCTGGCTTTACAAGTTTGAGCTCCTGTCCCACCCTTTATAAAGATTCCACCAGTGTCCCTAATGATGCAGAATGGATTCATCTGAACCCACTACAACATAATGTCAATTCATACAGCAGCTATGAGAGAGGCTTTGATTTCACTAGTAAACAACATGGCTGGAAACCAGTGCTTGGAAAACCTGGTATTGGGAAGAGGACTGACCATGGGCAGTTCCAGACCATGGCCCCTCACCCTTGTTATAACTCAGAGCTTTCCTGCAGGTACCTCACGACTACCCCACCAGGTGCCCCTGCCTTACAGACGGTgatcactaccaccaccaaagtGTCCTACCAAGCCTACCAGCCACCTGCTCTGAAATACAGTGACAATGTGCAAGAGGTTAAGAGCCTTTCAAGCTGTAACTGTGCTTCTGAAAATGCGCCAATGTCCATGTATCCAGAAGCCTTGGAACCTCCAGCTACAGTCACCAGGGCAGCCTCTCCAGCAGGGTCACTTCCTTTGAAACTTTCAGGAGATTGCCGGGCCATCAGACCCACTTTGGCTTTCCCTCAAAAGTCAGCTTCCTCCAGGACAGATGGAGTAGAGACTTGGGATGTGTGTCTATCTGTGTTGGGCTCTGCAATTAGTTGCTCGGACAGAGTGGATCCGTTCTTTAGCTATGAcaatgaggatttttaa